The Carassius carassius chromosome 16, fCarCar2.1, whole genome shotgun sequence genome window below encodes:
- the LOC132159706 gene encoding double-stranded RNA-specific editase 1-like isoform X1: MAQSQSCSRSMGEYYCLVRRRFKRRRKKRSERKGIINKTMNEGAGGRPRGQQKFCSLEVNEEKHMSSCSMDVKENRNLDNLFSKEVLGEGPHLTNGNARGLSRKRPLEEGNKGHGHSKFRPKKRRKPQGPVLPKNALMQLNEIKPGLQYKLLSQTGPVHAPVFVMTVEVNGQLFEGSGPTKKKAKLNAAEKALRSFVQFPNASEAHLAMGRTLTVNADFTSDQADFPDMLFNGFETPTPPDDTFYLSLGSNGSLCSLNEYPLPVALKNINRSRPPLPLPPAFTMPPTGSGKNAVMILNELRPGLKYEFVAESGESHAKNFIMAVTVDTQMFQGSGRNKKLAKARAAQAALSGLFNMQLDQTPSRQPIPREGLQLHLPQVLADAVSHLVVEKFSELTDNFTSPHARRKVLAGVVMTTGTDVKDAQVICVTTGTKCINGEYMSDRGLALNDCHAEIIARRSLIRYLYSQMEYFLSDSTEEHEKSIFRWCSEHGYQLKDDIQFHLYISTSPCGDARIFSPHEAGAEDQGDRHPNRKARGQLRTKIESGEGTIPVRTSNTIQTWDGVLQGERLLTMSCSDKIARWNVIGVQGSLLSYFTEPIYFSSLILGSLYHADHLSRAMYQRIADIDDLPKPFALNRPLLSGISNTEARQPGKAPNFSVNWTVGDQGLEIINATTGKDDLGRPSHLCKQALYNRWVCLHAKLSETLRIQGSRPGSYHEAKQAAVEYHAAKQTLFKAFYKAGLGAWVEKPIEQDQFSLTS; the protein is encoded by the exons GTTCGTGTAGCATGGACGTTAAAGAAAACCGCAACCTTGACAACCTCTTCTCCAAAGAAGTGCTGGGGGAGGGGCCTCACTTAACCAATGGAAATGCTCGGGGATTGAGCAGGAAACGCCCTCTGGAGGAGGGCAACAAAGGCCACGGGCATTCCAAATTCCGGCCCAAGAAGCGCAGGAAACCGCAAGGGCCAGTCTTGCCAAAAAATGCTCTCATGCAACTGAACGAAATCAAACCAGGACTGCAGTACAAGCTTCTGTCTCAGACGGGGCCAGTACATGCACCCGTGTTCGTCATGACCGTTGAGGTTAACGGACAGTTATTTGAGGGCTCAGGCCCAACGAAGAAGAAAGCCAAACTGAATGCGGCCGAAAAAGCTCTGCGCTCTTTTGTTCAGTTTCCCAATGCATCCGAAGCTCATCTTGCGATGGGCCGCACGCTGACCGTTAACGCAGACTTCACTTCAGATCAAGCAGATTTCCCAGACATGCTATTTAATGGATTTGAGACGCCCACACCGCCTGATGACACCTTCTACTTGAGTCTTGGCAGCAATGGGTCTCTCTGCTCCTTAAACGAATACCCTTTGCCCGTGGCGCTGAAAAACATCAACCGGTCACGTCCTCCTCTCCCACTACCCCCTGCATTCACAATGCCCCCTACAGGCAGTGGCAAAAATGCTGTGATGATCCTAAATGAGCTTCGGCCTGGACTGAAGTATGAGTTTGTGGCTGAGAGCGGTGAAAGCCATGCCAAGAACTTTATAATGGCAGTTACTGTAGATACACAGATGTTCCAAGGTTCTGGACGGAATAAAAAGCTGGCGAAAGCGAGGGCAGCCCAAGCCGCTCTGTCAGGCCTTTTTAACATGCAACTGGACCAGACACCATCCCGGCAGCCAATCCCAAGAGAGGGACTTCAGCTACACCTTCCTCAG GTCCTCGCAGATGCCGTCTCCCATTTAGTTGTTGAAAAGTTCAGTGAGCTGACGGATAACTTCACATCTCCACATGCACGGCGGAAAGTTCTTGCAGGTGTTGTCATGACAACCG gtaCAGATGTGAAGGATGCTCAGGTGATTTGCGTCACCACAGGAACCAAGTGTATAAATGGGGAGTACATGAGTGATCGAGGACTGGCCCTTAACGACTGCCATGCTGAGATCATCGCACGTCGCTCCCTCATCAGATACCTGTACAGTCAGATGGAATACTTCCTCAG CGACAGCACTGAGGAACATGAGAAATCCATATTCAGATGGTGTAGTGAACATGGCTACCAGCTAAAAGACGATATTCAGTTCCATCTGTATATCAGCACGTCGCCCTGCGGAGACGCCCGGATCTTCTCCCCTCATGAGGCTGGTGCCGAGG ACCAGGGCGACCGACATCCAAACCGCAAAGCTCGCGGACAACTGCGAACCAAGATTGAGTCTGGAGAAGGTACAATACCTGTTCGTACGAGTAACACCATTCAGACCTGGGATGGCGTGTTGCAGGGAGAACGACTGCTAACCATGTCGTGTAGTGACAAGATTGCCAG ATGGAACGTCATTGGAGTGCAGGGGTCTCTTCTGAGTTATTTTACAGAACCCATCTATTTCTCTAGTTTAATTTTGGGAAGTCTGTATCATGCGGACCATCTTTCCAGAGCCATGTACCAGCGCATCGCCGACATAGACGATCTGCCCAAGCCATTCGCCCTCAACAGACCTCTTCTTAGTG GTATCAGTAACACAGAAGCAAGGCAACCTGGGAAAGCTCCCAACTTCAGCGTCAACTGGACAGTCGGAGATCAGGGGTTGGAGATCATTAATGCCACCACAGGAAAAGATGATCTCGGAAGACCGTCTCACCTTTGTAAACAAGCCCTCTACAACCGCTGGGTCTGTCTACATGCCAAG CTCAGTGAGACTCTGCGGATCCAAGGATCTCGGCCAGGCTCCTACCACGAGGCAAAACAAGCGGCAGTGGAGTATCACGCGGCCAAACAGACTCTCTTCAAAGCTTTCTACAAAGCAGGACTTGGAGCATGGGTTGAAAAACCCATTGAACAAGACCAGTTTTCCCTtacttcttaa
- the LOC132159706 gene encoding double-stranded RNA-specific editase 1-like isoform X3 codes for MIQSGSCSMDVKENRNLDNLFSKEVLGEGPHLTNGNARGLSRKRPLEEGNKGHGHSKFRPKKRRKPQGPVLPKNALMQLNEIKPGLQYKLLSQTGPVHAPVFVMTVEVNGQLFEGSGPTKKKAKLNAAEKALRSFVQFPNASEAHLAMGRTLTVNADFTSDQADFPDMLFNGFETPTPPDDTFYLSLGSNGSLCSLNEYPLPVALKNINRSRPPLPLPPAFTMPPTGSGKNAVMILNELRPGLKYEFVAESGESHAKNFIMAVTVDTQMFQGSGRNKKLAKARAAQAALSGLFNMQLDQTPSRQPIPREGLQLHLPQVLADAVSHLVVEKFSELTDNFTSPHARRKVLAGVVMTTGTDVKDAQVICVTTGTKCINGEYMSDRGLALNDCHAEIIARRSLIRYLYSQMEYFLSDSTEEHEKSIFRWCSEHGYQLKDDIQFHLYISTSPCGDARIFSPHEAGAEDQGDRHPNRKARGQLRTKIESGEGTIPVRTSNTIQTWDGVLQGERLLTMSCSDKIARWNVIGVQGSLLSYFTEPIYFSSLILGSLYHADHLSRAMYQRIADIDDLPKPFALNRPLLSGISNTEARQPGKAPNFSVNWTVGDQGLEIINATTGKDDLGRPSHLCKQALYNRWVCLHAKLSETLRIQGSRPGSYHEAKQAAVEYHAAKQTLFKAFYKAGLGAWVEKPIEQDQFSLTS; via the exons GTTCGTGTAGCATGGACGTTAAAGAAAACCGCAACCTTGACAACCTCTTCTCCAAAGAAGTGCTGGGGGAGGGGCCTCACTTAACCAATGGAAATGCTCGGGGATTGAGCAGGAAACGCCCTCTGGAGGAGGGCAACAAAGGCCACGGGCATTCCAAATTCCGGCCCAAGAAGCGCAGGAAACCGCAAGGGCCAGTCTTGCCAAAAAATGCTCTCATGCAACTGAACGAAATCAAACCAGGACTGCAGTACAAGCTTCTGTCTCAGACGGGGCCAGTACATGCACCCGTGTTCGTCATGACCGTTGAGGTTAACGGACAGTTATTTGAGGGCTCAGGCCCAACGAAGAAGAAAGCCAAACTGAATGCGGCCGAAAAAGCTCTGCGCTCTTTTGTTCAGTTTCCCAATGCATCCGAAGCTCATCTTGCGATGGGCCGCACGCTGACCGTTAACGCAGACTTCACTTCAGATCAAGCAGATTTCCCAGACATGCTATTTAATGGATTTGAGACGCCCACACCGCCTGATGACACCTTCTACTTGAGTCTTGGCAGCAATGGGTCTCTCTGCTCCTTAAACGAATACCCTTTGCCCGTGGCGCTGAAAAACATCAACCGGTCACGTCCTCCTCTCCCACTACCCCCTGCATTCACAATGCCCCCTACAGGCAGTGGCAAAAATGCTGTGATGATCCTAAATGAGCTTCGGCCTGGACTGAAGTATGAGTTTGTGGCTGAGAGCGGTGAAAGCCATGCCAAGAACTTTATAATGGCAGTTACTGTAGATACACAGATGTTCCAAGGTTCTGGACGGAATAAAAAGCTGGCGAAAGCGAGGGCAGCCCAAGCCGCTCTGTCAGGCCTTTTTAACATGCAACTGGACCAGACACCATCCCGGCAGCCAATCCCAAGAGAGGGACTTCAGCTACACCTTCCTCAG GTCCTCGCAGATGCCGTCTCCCATTTAGTTGTTGAAAAGTTCAGTGAGCTGACGGATAACTTCACATCTCCACATGCACGGCGGAAAGTTCTTGCAGGTGTTGTCATGACAACCG gtaCAGATGTGAAGGATGCTCAGGTGATTTGCGTCACCACAGGAACCAAGTGTATAAATGGGGAGTACATGAGTGATCGAGGACTGGCCCTTAACGACTGCCATGCTGAGATCATCGCACGTCGCTCCCTCATCAGATACCTGTACAGTCAGATGGAATACTTCCTCAG CGACAGCACTGAGGAACATGAGAAATCCATATTCAGATGGTGTAGTGAACATGGCTACCAGCTAAAAGACGATATTCAGTTCCATCTGTATATCAGCACGTCGCCCTGCGGAGACGCCCGGATCTTCTCCCCTCATGAGGCTGGTGCCGAGG ACCAGGGCGACCGACATCCAAACCGCAAAGCTCGCGGACAACTGCGAACCAAGATTGAGTCTGGAGAAGGTACAATACCTGTTCGTACGAGTAACACCATTCAGACCTGGGATGGCGTGTTGCAGGGAGAACGACTGCTAACCATGTCGTGTAGTGACAAGATTGCCAG ATGGAACGTCATTGGAGTGCAGGGGTCTCTTCTGAGTTATTTTACAGAACCCATCTATTTCTCTAGTTTAATTTTGGGAAGTCTGTATCATGCGGACCATCTTTCCAGAGCCATGTACCAGCGCATCGCCGACATAGACGATCTGCCCAAGCCATTCGCCCTCAACAGACCTCTTCTTAGTG GTATCAGTAACACAGAAGCAAGGCAACCTGGGAAAGCTCCCAACTTCAGCGTCAACTGGACAGTCGGAGATCAGGGGTTGGAGATCATTAATGCCACCACAGGAAAAGATGATCTCGGAAGACCGTCTCACCTTTGTAAACAAGCCCTCTACAACCGCTGGGTCTGTCTACATGCCAAG CTCAGTGAGACTCTGCGGATCCAAGGATCTCGGCCAGGCTCCTACCACGAGGCAAAACAAGCGGCAGTGGAGTATCACGCGGCCAAACAGACTCTCTTCAAAGCTTTCTACAAAGCAGGACTTGGAGCATGGGTTGAAAAACCCATTGAACAAGACCAGTTTTCCCTtacttcttaa
- the LOC132159706 gene encoding double-stranded RNA-specific editase 1-like isoform X2, translating into MNEGAGGRPRGQQKFCSLEVNEEKHMSSCSMDVKENRNLDNLFSKEVLGEGPHLTNGNARGLSRKRPLEEGNKGHGHSKFRPKKRRKPQGPVLPKNALMQLNEIKPGLQYKLLSQTGPVHAPVFVMTVEVNGQLFEGSGPTKKKAKLNAAEKALRSFVQFPNASEAHLAMGRTLTVNADFTSDQADFPDMLFNGFETPTPPDDTFYLSLGSNGSLCSLNEYPLPVALKNINRSRPPLPLPPAFTMPPTGSGKNAVMILNELRPGLKYEFVAESGESHAKNFIMAVTVDTQMFQGSGRNKKLAKARAAQAALSGLFNMQLDQTPSRQPIPREGLQLHLPQVLADAVSHLVVEKFSELTDNFTSPHARRKVLAGVVMTTGTDVKDAQVICVTTGTKCINGEYMSDRGLALNDCHAEIIARRSLIRYLYSQMEYFLSDSTEEHEKSIFRWCSEHGYQLKDDIQFHLYISTSPCGDARIFSPHEAGAEDQGDRHPNRKARGQLRTKIESGEGTIPVRTSNTIQTWDGVLQGERLLTMSCSDKIARWNVIGVQGSLLSYFTEPIYFSSLILGSLYHADHLSRAMYQRIADIDDLPKPFALNRPLLSGISNTEARQPGKAPNFSVNWTVGDQGLEIINATTGKDDLGRPSHLCKQALYNRWVCLHAKLSETLRIQGSRPGSYHEAKQAAVEYHAAKQTLFKAFYKAGLGAWVEKPIEQDQFSLTS; encoded by the exons GTTCGTGTAGCATGGACGTTAAAGAAAACCGCAACCTTGACAACCTCTTCTCCAAAGAAGTGCTGGGGGAGGGGCCTCACTTAACCAATGGAAATGCTCGGGGATTGAGCAGGAAACGCCCTCTGGAGGAGGGCAACAAAGGCCACGGGCATTCCAAATTCCGGCCCAAGAAGCGCAGGAAACCGCAAGGGCCAGTCTTGCCAAAAAATGCTCTCATGCAACTGAACGAAATCAAACCAGGACTGCAGTACAAGCTTCTGTCTCAGACGGGGCCAGTACATGCACCCGTGTTCGTCATGACCGTTGAGGTTAACGGACAGTTATTTGAGGGCTCAGGCCCAACGAAGAAGAAAGCCAAACTGAATGCGGCCGAAAAAGCTCTGCGCTCTTTTGTTCAGTTTCCCAATGCATCCGAAGCTCATCTTGCGATGGGCCGCACGCTGACCGTTAACGCAGACTTCACTTCAGATCAAGCAGATTTCCCAGACATGCTATTTAATGGATTTGAGACGCCCACACCGCCTGATGACACCTTCTACTTGAGTCTTGGCAGCAATGGGTCTCTCTGCTCCTTAAACGAATACCCTTTGCCCGTGGCGCTGAAAAACATCAACCGGTCACGTCCTCCTCTCCCACTACCCCCTGCATTCACAATGCCCCCTACAGGCAGTGGCAAAAATGCTGTGATGATCCTAAATGAGCTTCGGCCTGGACTGAAGTATGAGTTTGTGGCTGAGAGCGGTGAAAGCCATGCCAAGAACTTTATAATGGCAGTTACTGTAGATACACAGATGTTCCAAGGTTCTGGACGGAATAAAAAGCTGGCGAAAGCGAGGGCAGCCCAAGCCGCTCTGTCAGGCCTTTTTAACATGCAACTGGACCAGACACCATCCCGGCAGCCAATCCCAAGAGAGGGACTTCAGCTACACCTTCCTCAG GTCCTCGCAGATGCCGTCTCCCATTTAGTTGTTGAAAAGTTCAGTGAGCTGACGGATAACTTCACATCTCCACATGCACGGCGGAAAGTTCTTGCAGGTGTTGTCATGACAACCG gtaCAGATGTGAAGGATGCTCAGGTGATTTGCGTCACCACAGGAACCAAGTGTATAAATGGGGAGTACATGAGTGATCGAGGACTGGCCCTTAACGACTGCCATGCTGAGATCATCGCACGTCGCTCCCTCATCAGATACCTGTACAGTCAGATGGAATACTTCCTCAG CGACAGCACTGAGGAACATGAGAAATCCATATTCAGATGGTGTAGTGAACATGGCTACCAGCTAAAAGACGATATTCAGTTCCATCTGTATATCAGCACGTCGCCCTGCGGAGACGCCCGGATCTTCTCCCCTCATGAGGCTGGTGCCGAGG ACCAGGGCGACCGACATCCAAACCGCAAAGCTCGCGGACAACTGCGAACCAAGATTGAGTCTGGAGAAGGTACAATACCTGTTCGTACGAGTAACACCATTCAGACCTGGGATGGCGTGTTGCAGGGAGAACGACTGCTAACCATGTCGTGTAGTGACAAGATTGCCAG ATGGAACGTCATTGGAGTGCAGGGGTCTCTTCTGAGTTATTTTACAGAACCCATCTATTTCTCTAGTTTAATTTTGGGAAGTCTGTATCATGCGGACCATCTTTCCAGAGCCATGTACCAGCGCATCGCCGACATAGACGATCTGCCCAAGCCATTCGCCCTCAACAGACCTCTTCTTAGTG GTATCAGTAACACAGAAGCAAGGCAACCTGGGAAAGCTCCCAACTTCAGCGTCAACTGGACAGTCGGAGATCAGGGGTTGGAGATCATTAATGCCACCACAGGAAAAGATGATCTCGGAAGACCGTCTCACCTTTGTAAACAAGCCCTCTACAACCGCTGGGTCTGTCTACATGCCAAG CTCAGTGAGACTCTGCGGATCCAAGGATCTCGGCCAGGCTCCTACCACGAGGCAAAACAAGCGGCAGTGGAGTATCACGCGGCCAAACAGACTCTCTTCAAAGCTTTCTACAAAGCAGGACTTGGAGCATGGGTTGAAAAACCCATTGAACAAGACCAGTTTTCCCTtacttcttaa